TTAAGCTTTAGGCTATGAGGTGATAATGTGGGAAGGAAGAAGGCTGGAATATTTACCCAGTCAGATTTGACAATAAGAAGTTACCTAAAAGCAATATTAGTGCCGAGCATAGCTACTTCAGTGGTTCTCTTCATTATAATATCAATTGCTCCACGCTTTGTAAGTATTCCCCGCATGGTAAGCATAGCCCTCTATGCAATACCGTTATTGCCTTTGATTTATGCTGTCTCGTACCCTTACGCAAGAGCAAGCAGTAAAAAAGTTAAAATAAACTCAAAGATACCATATTTTGCTACATATTTCGCAGTTCTATCCACAAGCGATGTAAGTAGAAGTGATTTGATATGGAATTTATCTACAGAGCAAATCTTAGAACCCATTGCAACGGATATGAAGAAAGTTTACTACTTAATAGCCAAGCTTCATCGTGGAATGCCCGAAGCACTGAGATTTCTTGCAAAGAGAACACCAAGCAAAGTTTTTTCTGATTTTCTTGAAAGGCTGGCATATTCATTGGACAGTGGTGTTGAACTAAAAGACTATCTGCTCCAAGAACAGAAGACTGTTATGGATGATTATGAGACATTCTATGAGAATGCCCTCTATGATTTAGATGTATTTAAGGAAATATACTCGTCACTTATAATTTCTGTTGTGTTTATGGTTACATTTATCATAATTGGTCCGATAATAACAGGCCAAGATATTGTGAGCCTTAGCATTTTTATGTTTGTACTTATTTTGGCCACTGAAATTGGTGTTTTGGTAGTTATAAAGCATAAAATGCCCGAAGACAAAATATGGTCGGAAACTGCAATGATACCTATTCGCAAGTCAAAAATAATTAGAGCAGCTGTAATATCAATTACTGGAATGATAATAATGGCAATTTTATATATCCTTGTAATAAAGCCAAGGTTTGACGTGCCTCTTCTTATGAGTATTGCAGTAGTCTTAACCCCTCTGGCATATGTTGGTAAAGTTATTGGAAATGAAGAGGAGAGCATAATTATAAAAGATGAAAACTTCCCGGCATTTATAAGGAGTTTAAGCTCGTCATTGGCAGCAAGTGGTGCTTCTCTTCATCTCGTTCTCAAGTATCTCAGCTCTCATGACTTTGGAACATTAACCCATGACATACGAAATCTTTACCGCAGAGTTGCTATGAGAATAAATGATTCAAGGGCATGGGATTATTTTGTTTCAGATACAGGGAGCTGGCTTATAAGCATATTCTCAGAGATATTTAAAAAGAGCATAAAACTTGGAGCAGAACCAGATTACGTGGGTATGGTAATTTCGAGAAACTTTGAGCGTCTTGTTAGACTCAGAAGGAAGAGACAACAAAATGTAGCCAGTTTCAAAGGTGTGATTTATGGGATTACAGGAGCTTTTGCATTTTCAGTTGCAGCAGCATTCCAAGTTGCTGTATACATGAATTACCTGTTCTCAAATATACAGGTCAGCGGAGAGTTTCTACAAAGCATAATATTTGTACCATCTTCAAGCGGCTTACGGCTAACGAGTTATATTTTAGTTGCAATTCTCTTGCTTCATGCTTTTTTATCTTCCTTCTCAATAAAATTGGCAGATGGTGGACATTTAGGGATCTCAATTTATCATTTTGTCATATTAACATGGATTGCTGCTCTCTCCATGTATATTGGAGAGCTTGCCATGAAAAAGATGATGACATTTGCAGGGATAATCTGGCCACTTTTGGGGGTGATTCTGTGAGAAAGGTCTTTTTTGCTGTTGTAATCTTTCTTATTTCCCTTCCACAAACAATAGCAGACTCTGTATTCTATGGATGGGTACAAATACCAACGACAATAATGATTGGAAGCACACAGATAATGCTTAAAGATATATCTGGGGCAGATGGTTCAATTTTTGTCGTATTTAAGGATGACAAAGACTCCAACATAGAAATCCTTCCACTTAGTAACTATATCCATTGGGAGGAATATAATCTCAGCTCCGAATATGTGCTACTAAATGAGAAAGGATATGCAAAACTGAAGCTCAACTTCCCGTACCTACTTGAGGGAGAAACCATGCGCTTTGGAGATTACAAAATATATTTGAAGTCTGTGACAAAAAAGCAAGCACAGTTGGAGCTGAGTTATAAAAATATTACAAAAGAATTCACATACAAGGGAGGGGAAATAAATTTCGAAGACCTAAAGCTTTCTTTGATATTAGCTCCGACAATTTTTGATGGGTATATATCTAGAGGGTATCCAAAGAAAATAGGTGAATGGAGCATAACTTTTGTGTCATATAATATCACAAAAGAAGATGGCACATTAAAGGAAATTGTTGAGCTCAAAATTAATAAAAAAACTTACTGGAGTGAAGTTGGAGATGTCCTTGATGCCGAAGGACTTAGAATAGAAATAAAGGATTTAGTTGGATCTACCTATTTGAGGATGGAGGTAGAAATTAAAGGTGCCTACCTTAACATTAGCTTAACTCCCTATTTTGAAAGCTGGCTAAGTGAAGGAAAAACAACTAAAATTGGATCCTATATTGTAAAAATAGAGAAAATATTCTCTGATCAAGCATATGTTTCAATTAAAAATCCTTGTGGGATGCCACTCAAAAGCGGTTTAGTTAAAATTGACAAGTTTTCACGCATGCTTTCATATGACGGAATTTCAGTAGGATTCATTGAAACAAAGGAGGAAAATGGAGAAAAAAAGGTCAAGACCGTAATTATTATAGATAATGAAAAGATACCAAAAATTGAAGATGTTGCCTTTCTTAATGTTTCCTATGAAGTTCCAGCCAAGATTACCCAGTACAGCACTTTTGAGACTAAGGTTATATTAGAAAACACTGGAAAAGGCGATCTTAGATATGTCGAGATACTTCCAAATCTCTCAAAAATATTCTCTATTGTAAATGACTATCCGAGATACATTCCCACAATCAAAAGAGGAGAGAAAATTGAGCTTACCCTCGTACTACAATCCCAAGCTTATGGAAATTTAACAGTAGGGAACATCAGAGTATTGGCACATGCTCCTTACGAGCTTTCATGCTATGGTTTAGGAGAAGTTGAATTTTCTTCAGAAAGAAAAAGGGTAGAAATTCTAAAAGCAGAGCCAAACTACAGTATTGATGTAAAGACTCTAAACGGAACAGTCGGGAGTCCTATTCCACTTAATATTACGATAGCAAATTTAGGTAATGTAGATAGCCCGTTTGATTTGACTGTTGCGCTCCCAAAGGAATTCGGTGTTGTCGCAGAGAACTTTACGATATACGGAAAGTGGCTTCACTTAAGGGATACCTTAAAACCTGGTACCTCAAAGACATATAAAATGTTCTTAATCTCCACAAAAGAGGGACAGTACGAAGTGGAAGTTTTAGTAAAGAGCTTTGGAAAGTTATTCCAAAAATCTACAACATTAACAGTAACCTCATTAGTAAAGGAACACACTGAAAATATTTTATTAAATCAAAATGTCACATGTACCCCAAAAGTCATAGAAAGAGTTGTAGAGGTTCCCAAGATTATCCAACAAAACAACACTGTTACCGTGGAAGCTGTTTCACTGAAGTGGAAAATTGTGTATGGTGGAGGATTCTTCGTAGGTGGAGTAATATTTATTTTAGCCCTGGCATGGATAGCAGCGAAATTGGAAGAACGGAAGGAGAGGTAGTATAACTCAACCTAAGTATTATAAACCCTCCCCCTTTCTTTCCTTTAGGTGAGAAGATGAGAAGAGGTCCAGTATTTTTAGGGAAAGCTTATATTCACTGGTGCGAGAAGTGCAATGTTCCTCTAATCAGCGAAAAGTGTGACGTTCATGGAAAAGAGGGAGTTTTCAAATTAGATTTAACTCCCCCAGCAGATATTAGATTCGCTTTTGAAAAAGATTTGGAGTTCATCAGGAGGGAATTTAAAAAGCACTATAGCGTTGATATTGGCGAGATAATTGATGGAAAAGTACTTCTTCTCAACAAAACTCCGGGAGAGGATGATATCTACGAGATAATACTTGATGGTTACATTTTTGGATGGCTCCGCTTTGACCCGCTAGAACTTAAATGGAAGCCAGGGCTTAAGGTTGAAGGAGCGATTGCACTTTGGAAACGCTTTGGAAAGAATATGAGAAAATGGGTCATTGTGGATAAAGGAGCTGTGGAGCCAATAAAGGAAAGTGCAAATGTT
Above is a genomic segment from Thermococcus sp. SY098 containing:
- the flaJ gene encoding archaellar assembly protein FlaJ, whose product is MGRKKAGIFTQSDLTIRSYLKAILVPSIATSVVLFIIISIAPRFVSIPRMVSIALYAIPLLPLIYAVSYPYARASSKKVKINSKIPYFATYFAVLSTSDVSRSDLIWNLSTEQILEPIATDMKKVYYLIAKLHRGMPEALRFLAKRTPSKVFSDFLERLAYSLDSGVELKDYLLQEQKTVMDDYETFYENALYDLDVFKEIYSSLIISVVFMVTFIIIGPIITGQDIVSLSIFMFVLILATEIGVLVVIKHKMPEDKIWSETAMIPIRKSKIIRAAVISITGMIIMAILYILVIKPRFDVPLLMSIAVVLTPLAYVGKVIGNEEESIIIKDENFPAFIRSLSSSLAASGASLHLVLKYLSSHDFGTLTHDIRNLYRRVAMRINDSRAWDYFVSDTGSWLISIFSEIFKKSIKLGAEPDYVGMVISRNFERLVRLRRKRQQNVASFKGVIYGITGAFAFSVAAAFQVAVYMNYLFSNIQVSGEFLQSIIFVPSSSGLRLTSYILVAILLLHAFLSSFSIKLADGGHLGISIYHFVILTWIAALSMYIGELAMKKMMTFAGIIWPLLGVIL